Genomic DNA from Longimicrobiales bacterium:
GTGTCCCGGGGCGCTGTTGGAGCCCAGCTGATCGTTGGCATTTTGCAGGAGGATACCCATGCGCAGAACCACGCAATGGGCAGTCTTCACGTCGATGAACAAGCAGCAGCCCGCGTTGCGCTCGCTCTACGAGCCGGCGGAAATCATGCCTGTCGCCGAGACCACAGCTGACGAAGCGGAGCAGGAGGCTCTGGAGGGCACCGGGAAATCCGACACGGCGCTCGATCTGCGCCGCGACCGCGTCGACTTCATGTAGCCGCCGCGCCTCCCCGGGGCGATGAAGCCCGTGCGTCTCTCGAGGCGCACGGGCTTTGTTGCGTGGGGCTGCCGCCTTCCTTTCCGCGCAGAACTCGCCGCGCCCCGGAATCAGGCGGTCGGCTGCAATCCCTCCAGCAGCGGCCGGAGCTTGGCCAGCTCCACCGGCTTTGCCACGAACGAGTCGAATCCCACGTCCAGCGCTTTGTGGCGGAACTCGTTGTACGACGATACCGCGACTGCGGCTGCCCGGCTCGACGCGGAGCGCGCGGCGCGCAGCAGGTCGAATCCGCTGAGTCCGGGCATGACCAGGTCCAGCAGCAGCAGGTCGAAGTGCTCGCGCTGCA
This window encodes:
- a CDS encoding response regulator — protein: MRPDKTTLRILVVDDDPDACDILTHVLAHLGYSAVCIQDSVEALRRLQREHFDLLLLDLVMPGLSGFDLLRAARSASSRAAAVAVSSYNEFRHKALDVGFDSFVAKPVELAKLRPLLEGLQPTA